In Arachis stenosperma cultivar V10309 chromosome 1, arast.V10309.gnm1.PFL2, whole genome shotgun sequence, one DNA window encodes the following:
- the LOC130946950 gene encoding self-incompatibility protein S1-like, producing the protein MEAYVAILAKITYLVALLFLVIGLCTPIVVEAKHVSIKNRLGSGKNMTLHCKSKDTDLGEHSIAYGDEFGWDFHDDVVGTTLFYCDLEWERVQEYHFDAYDFHRDFVRCGSDGCSWLISAEGMYGSNSQTGIWEFMYYWPN; encoded by the coding sequence ATGGAAGCTTATGTGGCAATATTAGCAAAGATAACTTATCTTGTTGCCCTGCTTTTTCTGGTAATAGGGTTGTGCACCCCAATTGTTGTTGAGGCCAAACATGTGAGCATCAAGAACAGGCTGGGATCTGGGAAGAACATGACCCTGCATTGTAAATCCAAAGATACTGATCTGGGTGAGCATAGTATAGCATATGGGGATGAGTTTGGGTGGGACTTCCATGACGACGTTGTCGGAACCACACTCTTTTACTGTGATTTGGAGTGGGAGAGAGTTCAGGAGTACCATTTTGATGCCTATGACTTCCACAGGGACTTTGTCCGATGCGGCAGTGATGGATGTTCATGGCTGATATCTGCTGAAGGCATGTATGGTTCAAATAGTCAAACAGGGATCTGGGAATTCATGTACTATTGGCCAAACTGA
- the LOC130946940 gene encoding rhomboid-like protein 14, mitochondrial: protein MEVRIGRSVSRGMIPLLALHAFSEYYRSNSKPPVTAALIAANTLIYLRPSFLHSLLPSIDQVWFNPHLILRHKDLKRFLLSPFYHIGEPHLVYNMLSLLWKGIQLETSMGSFEFASMVASLLALSQGITLMLSKSLLLFFDYERPYYREYAVGFSGVLFAMKVVLNSRSDEYTSVHGVIVPSRYAAWAELILIQMFVPGASFLGHLGGILAGILYMKLRGNYFGSDPLSVLMRSVGSALNWPVRFLGGLFRSRRGRITGRGTVGGGGNRRRRVNSGDNGGFWRCQACTYDNSGYLSVCEMCATTRDGSGLASMQWDRDLDGLPLDELRRRRIDRFTGRR from the exons aTGGAAGTGAGAATCGGAAGAAGCGTTTCTCGGGGAATGATCCCACTGCTGGCCCTCCACGCCTTCAGCGAGTACTACCGCTCCAACTCAAAACCCCCCGTCACCGCCGCCCTCATCGCCGCCAACACCCTCATCTACCTCCGCCCCTCCTTCCTCCACTCCCTCCTCCCCTCCATCGATCAAGTCTGGTTCAACCCTCACCTCATCCTCAGG CACAAGGACCTGAAGCGCTTCCTCTTATCGCCGTTCTACCACATCGGAGAACCTCATCTTGTCTACAACATGCTCTCCCTTCTCTGGAAGGGGATCCAATTGGAGACATCAATGGGAAGCTTCGAATTCGCTTCCATGGTGGCTTCTTTGCTCGCTTTGTCGCAGGGGATCACGCTCATGCTCTCCAAATCGCTGCTTCTCTTCTTCGATTACGAGAGACCTTACTACCGCGAGTACGCGGTTGGATTCTCCGGCGTTCTCTTTGCCATGAAGGTCGTCCTCAACTCCCGCTCCGACGAATACACCTCCGTCCACGGCGTTATTGTGCCCTCGCGGTACGCCGCGTGGGCGGAGCTAATTCTGATTCAGATGTTCGTTCCTGGAGCGTCGTTCTTGGGCCACCTTGGTGGAATACTTGCCGGGATACTTTACATGAAGTTGAGGGGAAACTACTTTGGATCCGACCCTCTGAGTGTTTTGATGAGGAGTGTTGGTTCTGCTTTGAATTGGCCGGTTAGGTTTTTGGGAGGGTTGTTTCGGTCCCGGCGTGGGAGGATCACCGGGAGGGGGACGGTTGGTGGTGGCGGCAATCGGAGGAGGAGGGTTAATAGTGGTGATAATGGGGGTTTCTGGAGGTGCCAGGCTTGCACTTATGATAATTCAGGATATTTGAGTGTCTGTGAGATGTGTGCTACTACAAGAGATGGAAGTGGATTGGCTTCTATGCAATGGGACAGGGATTTGGATGGACTTCCCTTGGATGAATTGCGGCGCCGAAGGATCGACAGATTTACTGGTAGAAGATGA